ACGGGCTGGGTGTCTCGCCCTCAACAGTACCATGTCTGTGTTGAATAGACCAGCCACGCGGCGAGTGGACTGTCTGAGTGTGTTGATGGAGTTTATCGTCGCCGATACCGTATTTCTCGACAGACCACGCTGATACCAATGGATAGCTATCTGAAAGCGATATGGTAGCGTCAAACGCTGATGTGAGCGTATCACGCTAATCCCACTCTTCGGTGAAATGTTTCAATTACACAGAGCACAAATAATCATTGCTCGTATAAGATTCCCGAATCGATAGGATCCTCACCCGGTTGCGAGATCTTCGGAGTGCAGCGTGTCGCCGCCCACGTGCCGTTCTATGAGAGCAAAGCCAGAATCGAGCGTAATAGCGAGTACTGCGCCGGGGATTGCACCGGCGATTGCCATCTCCATCTGGTACAGCTTAATCCCTTGAAGCACCCACGTTCCGAGTCCACCTCCGCCGACGAAAAACGCGAGATAGGCGGTCCCCACGCCGATCACCGAACTCGTTCGAATGCCAGCGAAAATAACAGGAATGGCTAGCGGAAGTTGGATCTTCCGGAGGATATCACGATCCGTCATTCCCATACCTCTCGCTGCCTCAATGACGCCCTCTTCAACCCCTTCGATCCCCGCAATGGTGTTCGTGAGAATCGGGAGGAGTGCATATACGAACAGACCAGTAACGGCCGTGACAAAACCGATTCCAGTGATCGGCAGCATGAGAAAGATGATAGCGAGGGTTGGGATAGTCTGGGCAGTGTTTCCGAATCCTTGGATGGTTGATTTCCCGCGTGGGAACCGAGTCGCAGCGATTCCGAGGGGAACAGCGACGAGTATCGCCAACAGTTCGGCGACCGGTACGAGTTTGATGTGTGTCCACAGATGATGGAGAAACTGCGACCAGTGGTTGATAATGAACTCGTAGGCCGCCGGGATTCCACCGACGATTCCCAACGGGACAGCAACCATCTCAGGTCGACCTCCGTTCCTGAACGGTCGTTCCACGGAGATTCGCCTCCTCGACGACGCCGACGATCTCACCGTCCCGGGCGACCGGGAGACGGTCGTCATCGGTTTCGAGCAATCGTGAAAACGCGACGTAAGCGGTATCCAAAGGAGAAATCGGTACGACATCAGGCGAGAAATTATCGTTCGTTTCGGACATCACGTCTCTGACTGGTGTGACTTGAAGTTTCTTCAGTTCACGGTCCTGTCCGATGAAGTTGCGGACGAAGTCGTTTTTCGGCTCCGCTAAGATGTTCCGTGGCGTGTCGTACTGAACGAGTTCCCCAACATCGAAGATCGCGATACGATCGCCCATCTTGAGTGCTTCCTCGATGCTGTGAGTAACGAACAGGATCGTCACGTCGAGTTCGGCTTGAATGTCGAGGAACTCGTCCTGTAGCTCCGTGCGAGTAATGGGGTCGAGTGCCCCGAACGGTTCATCCATCAACAGCACGTCCGGGTCGGCTGCTTGGCGCACGAGCTATGAAGCGGACTGGCGACTCTTGCTCCGTGCTCGGGCACTGGATGGCCCCTACTACGTCGTCGGGTCGAATCACACGGGCGATCAGCTCGGACGCAATCATGCGGGTTCGAGTCTCATCGCCGATCCCTCGGGAATAGTGCTGTCGGAGGTTTCTGGTGAAGTTGGTCACGCGGTGGTACCGGTGGAACGAGAACGGATGAACACCGGCCACGATCGGAATCCAGTGCGTGCGTCTCGGGGCTGGTTGTCGTATTAACGAAAACAGGCGGATCGATGTTGTTGGCTCATAACACGCTAGTCCCGAGATCACAGCGGACGAACCACTTCCGTCACCAATGGCTGTGTGCTCGATGATCACACCACCACCCGATTAAATACAATTACGTGAGAAATATCGCAGAGATGAATCCGCTTACAGCCATCAGAATGGAGGCGCTTCTGTCGGGAAGGAGCGATCAACTCGGACCGGATGTTGCAGAACGCCTCTCGAATCACCCACTTGATTCGATCGATACCGAGTTTCCGCACTACGCACGCTCGGTCGATTCACCCGACGGGATCGAGCGTCCGACCGAACGCCATCCGGTGTTTTTCGGCTGCTACGACTGGCATTCATCGGTACACAGCCACTGGGCGCTCATTCGTCAGCTTCGACTGTTCGATGAGCATCCCGCAAGATCCGATATCGTAGACCGCATCGATGATCGATTCACAGCCGAGAATATTGCGCGCGAAGTCGAACATTTCGAGGACAACGAGACCTTCGAGAAACCGTACGGGTGGGCGTGGTTTTTACACCTCGTCTCAGAGCTGTGTCTGTGGGAAGATGACCGGGCAGCCGCGTGGAGATCGATTATCAAGCCGTTGGAGGAAACGATTGTAATGCTTGTCGAATCCGAATTTCTCTCTCAAAAGCGGCCATTTCGGGTCGGAACGCATCAGAACTCCGCGTTTGCCTTGCACTGCATCCTTGATTACGCGAGGACACTATCCAATGAGAGATTGGAGTCCGCGGTCACTGACACGGCAACAGCGTTCTACGCTGAGGATAGGAACTATCCAGTCGAATACGAGCCGCTGGGCTGGGATTTCTTGTCTCCGTCACTGACAGAGGCTGACCTCATGCGGCGTGTCTATTCCCGGAACGAGTTCACGATGTGGATCGAACAGTTCTTGCCTGACGTAACGACTGCACCCTACGACACGATCCTCGAACCCGTTCACACAAATCCGAATCGAGATGAAGGGGTTGCACTTCATCTAGTCGGACTCAACCTCTCGAAAGCGTGGTGCTTGGCAGGACTCGCGTCAACGCTGAAAGATCACCAGTACGTCGAGGCGTTCGAACGGAGCGCTAAACAGCACACAGAGCGTGGGTTAGATCGAGCGTTCACTGATGAATACGCCGGCTCACATTGGCTCTCTTCGTTCGTACTCTACCTTCTCACTAGAAACGAGGGCGGTATCGCGCCAGAGTGATGCGCTCGTTAGGATTAAAGTATAACGAATGCTTTGAGTGGCGGTAGCTATACGCCGTTCGCGGATGAGTATCTGGTATGAGTAAACGGATTCTGTGGACTGTCGGTGAGACGACGCAGAGTGCGCCGTGGTCGAAATTGACACCACTGATGGACTGGGTGGTGTCACAGCCAGTTTGGATCCAATCCGAGTATGATTGACGTAGATCTCGATACGAGCACGCTTCGAACAGTGGTGCTCACGGGCGTGCTTTTGCTCGTGCTGATAACAGCAGCGTACCTTGGGATCCGAGGCCTCGAACCAGAACAACAGAGGACACAGAATGCTGGACAGATCGACGATTGTACCACGATCGACCAACCGGGTCGATACGAACTCACAGCGGACATCACCAATACGAGTGCGGGGACGTGCATACGAATCGTTGCGAGTAATGTCGTATTCGACGGCAATAGCCACGCGATCGATGGGAGAGGAACGTTCGGCACTGCTGGCGTCCTCGTCGAATCGTCTGGCAAACCGACCACGAACGTTACCGTCCAAAACGCGAACGTGACGGACTGGGACGACGGCATCCGCTACCTCACGGTGAACAACGGAACGATTACAAACACGACAACGGCCCGCAATCGGGTCGGTCTCACGCTCGTTGGTTCGAGCAATAATACCGTTCTGAACAACACCGCCACAGCGAACACCGTCTACGGAATTTCACTGCAGAAGAAAAGCAACGACAACACGCTCACGAACAACACCGCTACGTCGAACTCCCTGTTTGGCATTCATCTCGTCGCCGGAGCGTCGAACAACACGATCCGGTCGAACGTTGTGACAGCCAACGAACACGGGATCGTCCTCATCGGTGCTGACAACAACACGGTACGCAACAGCAGAGCTGCCTCGAATCGTATTTCTGGTATCTGGTTGTCCGAAGCGGATAGCAACCGAGTCGTGAACAACACCGTCTCGAACCGATTCTACGGGGTCTATCTCGGAGATCTATCGAGTCAGAACACGATAGCAGACAATACCGCCAGCCAGAACGCCGTCGGTATTCGTCTTCTCCACAGCCGCGATAACGTCATCACCGCGAATACTGCGACCGAAAATAGCGTGCAAGGAATACTCTTGCTCTCCAGTAACGACATCGTGGTCACAGATAATTTCTTATCGAACAACCCTGCCGACATTGTGCTAGCGGGGTCAAGTAACGTGACTCGGGCGAACAACACGGTCAATGGCTAGCGCACTCGTTGCGTGATGTCTTCTTCTTACAGCAAAGACACTCAGAAGAGGCTATCGGCTGTTGCCGCGCCGATAACGCTGAAAACTGCCCCGATCCCGATTGCTTTGAACGTTGCCTGTGGTGTCGCGGCGAACGTAGCTGGTGCATCGAGGACGAACGCAAGTATTGCAACCGACGCATAGGAGATCACGAGGAGTGAGAGAAATCTGAATGGAACACCACTGATCCCTCGTTCACTGTCTGCATCACGATCCTCTGCTTGATAGAGCGTCCCGTATCCGATTGCACCAACCATGATGACGGTGATTGCTGACTGGAGGTTACTCATCGAAGCGGCGAGCAGCCACACTTCCTCGGTCACCACAAACGGCGCAGACAGGATGAATCCGCCGACGATTTGCTGGGCGATGTCGTCGATGCCGAACCGGTTCACTCCTGGAAGATGTGTGAGGAGCCACCGTGTCCGTCGAATTGCACGCCGTTGATTGCGCGAATCGACCGACTCTTCTGCCTCTTCGAGATGGTCTAGTAGCTCCTCAACCTCTTCATCAGGGGGCAGTGGAGCCTCGAGTGGCACCGAACGTTCTCGATCGGAGCTCATTAGTTGTACGAAACTCGCTGTTGGCATAGTAGACACGGTGATTGACACACGGGATGGACATTCTCCCGATGATGTTGGCACGGCTGGGAGGGCTGCCGGTGGCCGACTGCCGTCGCCACCGCATCGCCGGTTACTATTTCTTCCAGCGCGCATAGCGACGCGAGAGACGACAAGGAGTGCTCGGTCACGACTGAGTAGCTAATCCAGAACGTCAGTGGAGCGATCGACCAGCCCGCGTATAACAGACCCACAAAATAAAATTAATCTGATTGTTTCTCCCATCAAGCTTTACCGATGGCGAATGAACGCTTCGTATGAGCGTCTCACCGGATGTTGAGGAACTGATCAGCAACGCCAAGCTCATGGCCCACCTTGCAACCTCGGTCGACGATCGGCCACACGTTGCTCCCGTCTGGTACGCCTACGACGATGGGACGCTTTCTCTCCTCACTGGTGGGAAGAAGCTCGCAAATGTTCAGGAGAACCCGCAGGTCGCAGTTTCGATCGAGAAGAACACCAATGGAGACGCTGAGTGGATGGCAACATTGCTAGGTACGGGAACCGTACAGACAGACTCCACGCGCATCAACGAGGCAGCGCGCGATGTGTTCACGAAATATCTCGGTGCCAACGAGGAGGAGTGGCCCGAATACTACCGCCAAGCACTTTCTGACGAGCCACAGAGTACACTGATTGAGATCGATATCGCATCCGCGACCGCGACTCGATATTAGGAAGTCGTGTCGTCCCAGAGAACGACTGATGTGCTATCAGTTGTATCGTTGCTTTGGCGTTGTTGAGATCCTACTGTGTATATCTTAGATCAGCTGAAACAACTGGCAGGTAGGACACTTATTCATCCATCCATTCTTTCTGCGCCCGTATTGCGAATTTGTGATGATCCTTATGCCACTCGGTGACGTGTTCGATCGTCCACCATTGGAGGTCATCACTTTCGTGTGAGCCCCTGAGCGTCCCACCAGTGATCTCACAGAGATACGTTGCAGAAACGTGGCTATGTGGTCCGTATTCAGTGTCTGGTCGTCGTGTATTGAGCCCTACGAGAGTTGCCGGACGAACGCTGAGACCGGTTTCCTCTCGTGTCTCGCGCACGGCTGTTTCTTCGGGTGATTCACCCGGTTCAGTCGCTCCCCCTGGGAGACACCACTTTTTGTCATCACTTCGTTTTAGTAATAGAATTTCTTCCTCCTCATTGAAGAGTGCGGCTTGCGCTCCCACCTTCGGCGTTACGTACCCCAACTCTGCCTCGAATCGGGATTGAACCTCTGCTTTCGGTATATCCGATATCTCACCATAGTATTCACTCACAAGATCTAATATCCGGGTATACCGCTCTTCATCGTACGGACTATCTGCGTACGCTAACCCGTTTTGGGCAAGGATTCGAAGCTCATCAAGCAACGGAAGAACGGCTTTGGCCATCGTTCGTTACTAACTCATTGATGTTGAAGTTGAGACTGTTTCTATCAATGCATAACGATGACGGCAGTAGTCAAGAGCATCACCAACGAGCATCAGTACTGAATTTCAAGAATCTCTACCCTCGAATTCACTAGTACTGAAACGGATGTATCGGCTACCTCGATCGTGAGACTCGCGACAAGTGGATCTGTTTGTTGGATAGTGGGAGCAGCAAACGTACACCACTCAAACTCCCAGAAGGGAGTCTCTCGGAAAGCAACTTCCGAGTCAGCAAACAACGACTGGATTCGCGGTCGATTCGAGAGGAGTAAACCAACTGGCGCACGGATCCCGGCAGGACACTCCGAGCAGTTCCCAACAACCGGAATTTCATCAGCCTGAGTAGCGGCCGAGGGTTGGATTTCAGTCGATAGTGAGTGAGCACAGAACGGACAAATGCCGTCGTCTGCCTGCCTGAAGTACGCTCGAGTTCGCCGTGAAAATGCGTCTACAAATTCCTGAAGAGTGTACGTGTCCACAGCAGCCGGGGGGAAATCGAACCGTGTCAGGTGCCGTTCACAGTCAGGACAACGGACGATCCCCTCACCTGCTCTATATCCGATTTCAACTGCTTCACACCCACAGGTCCCACACTGCGAGTCAACCTGCTCGAACTGACAGTTCGCACCATTCTCCAGAGAGTTCGACGCGAGCACGTTGGCTGCTCGCACTCCCGATTGGGCCAGTCGATACCCGTCTTCAGACTTCTGAACATACCCATCAACGAGTAGCCGGAGGTGGTAATTGAACTGCCCCCTGTCGCCGATGGAGACCTGTTCGAATAACTCCGTGTAGCCGATCGTGGTATCTTCGGTGGCGAGAACCTGCACGATCTCCAAGCGCGTCGTATTTGCGAGTTGTCCGAACGAGTCGCCGTGATTCACGGCTCCAGACGGACCATTCTCGTCCGAATTACGGCCTGGTCGCCCCATACAGATGGGCACAGAACAGCCACTAATAGATACACCCGTTTGGAGGCGAGCAACGAGAATCGACTCGTTACACCAAGAATGGGAAGACAATTTCTCCAAATGAATTTACCGAGTCTCTACACACGTTCTAACGGAAATATACATGCCAGGACACATCTTCTTGGAAGGGACAGATGTCGCCCTTCGAGTGATAGAACAGACTGACCGAGACCATACGATTCTCGGTTGGGTCCGGAACAACCCTGCGTTTCGACATAGCCTCGGTTTTAATGCGCCATGGCCGCGTTCGAAAGTTCAAGAGTTCGTCGAATCCATCATCGCGGACGAATCAAGCATCAACTTCTTCATCTGTCTGTGCGATGAGGAGTGCTCTCAAGATCGGCAGGTGAATATAAGCGAAAGTAAAGGTACAGAGCTGAAGCATTTCGGAGTTGATGCATCCATTGCTGGCACGGTGAATCTGTTTGACGTTGACGACACGTCGGGGACACTCAGCTACTGGCTCTTTAAAACACACAGGGGAAATGGGTACGCGACGGAAGCAGTGTCGCTACTACTGGAATACGCGTTCAACGAACGTGGCCTCCACAGGGTAGATGCCGAAGTGTTCGAAGGAAATAACTCGTCTGAACGGCTCCTTGACCGATTCGGGTTTGTCCACGAAGGCACTGCCCGTGACGCTCACTTCACACGAGGGGAGTTTAGGGACACGTACCAGTTCGGCTTGCTGGCACCCGAATGGGCTGACCGGGAGGAACTATGAAGAAAAACGACACCGAACCGGACCCAACCGTCAACGGTGTCGCCGTCAACCGGTTCGAAACAGCTACTCCGATCGACCGGCTCATAGAATCGCGGTGTAAGCGACGACTGGAGAGTTGGTGTCCGACGCGTTACTGGGTGTTACTCTCGCGTGGTAGGCTCGACGGCGTCTACTGCTACCACCCTGACCGTGAGGAACAACGACTCGGAGAACTCTTCACCGCCGAAAATGGGCTGTTCCCCGCCAACAGAACGGACGTATACGTCGCGGCGACAACGGCGGAACTGAGAGAGAATTCACTCAGCTGTATCTCGGAGGTACGCGTATGAGAAGTCACGTCTCCCAACGTGGGTACGAGGCGGTTATTTTTGACCTCGACAGAACCCTCGTCGAGCATGATCAAGATCCCGCAACCCTGTTCGACGCTGCGTGTTCCGCAACCGGCATAGAACCGTTCTGTCAGCCCGAAACCCTTGAACTTGCGGCCGAAGTCGTTCGAGAAGGGTCAGAAGAGTTGGATGCCGTAAGCTACGAACGCCGCGTGTTTGCAACCGCGGCCGCGGCCACTGATACCGATGTCCCCGCCAGTGAACTCGTTCAAGCGTACAACGACGTCCTAGACAATCAGGCGGTGTCCCTTCGCCCCGGTGCCGACACTGCCATCGAATCGACAGCGGACCTCGCCACTGCTATCGTGACGAACGGTTCGGAAAACACGCACACGACTAAACTCCAGGCGGTTGGACTGACAAAGCACTTCGACACGGTCATCTTTGGAACCGACGTGCCGCAGGTAAAACCGGCGAGTGATCCGTTCGAACTGGCCTTAGACCGACTGCGAGTAGAGCCCAGCAGGGTTCTGAAAGTCGGTGACTCTCTCTTTAGGGACGTCAAAGGCGCGAACAAGCTCGGTCTCGATACCGCCTGGATCCCCTTCGACGACAGACGCCGAGGTGTGAACGATCCGGAGCCAACATACACGCTGTCGTCCCTAGCAGATCTTCCTAAGATACTCTCGTCGTGATTGCTTTGGCGGAGAGGTCTGGGGAAGCCGTGCTACTGGCGTGGAACGCTCCGAAGATGCCGTTACCGGGAGTGTAGCGTCCTCGGTCACATCTCTTCAGAAAGCCTGTAGTTGTGATTAGCGGTTTCAATGGATAGAGGAGTGTAAGATAGAGAGTGCGTATCTATGATTTTTCAGTTTCCAATGAAGATAAGGAGGATATAATAATAAATAAATTTTTACGCTTATCGAATAGATCTCAGATATGTACCGTCCGTCACGCCGTACCCTCCTTGGTGGTCTCATCGCCACGTCTGTCGGAGGAAGTGGCTGTGCTCTGAACGACTCGGAGTCTGCACCATTTACTCCCGAACAACTAGTGTTGCGGATCGCCAGTTAACAAACACGAGCGTTCGATATTCGAATCACGCGTTCCGAGAACGAATTGTTTTTGGAGACCTACAATTTAGCCCCACCAGCTTCCGATGATAGTACGTTAGGGAACAGCCGTACAGTCCCCTCACCGATAGGGAGATAGCGAGCCGATGCTATCTCGCTGACAATCAATGGCGGCGAAGCGGGCTCTCGTATATCGTGTCCAAGCGAATGCAGACTAGTGAACGATCACAGGCGAAGCGGCTGCTCAAGCGGGGGAGAGACCGCAACGAGACGGATCGGAAACTCCATCTCGCGATAATGAGTGGCACGAGACGACGCTGATCTACCACCGGAAAGAGAACTCTGAACACGATGACCACTGACAGAACTCGGTATTCATGTTCAACTGA
The nucleotide sequence above comes from Halocatena marina. Encoded proteins:
- a CDS encoding ABC transporter permease; translated protein: MVAVPLGIVGGIPAAYEFIINHWSQFLHHLWTHIKLVPVAELLAILVAVPLGIAATRFPRGKSTIQGFGNTAQTIPTLAIIFLMLPITGIGFVTAVTGLFVYALLPILTNTIAGIEGVEEGVIEAARGMGMTDRDILRKIQLPLAIPVIFAGIRTSSVIGVGTAYLAFFVGGGGLGTWVLQGIKLYQMEMAIAGAIPGAVLAITLDSGFALIERHVGGDTLHSEDLATG
- a CDS encoding nitrilase-related carbon-nitrogen hydrolase — encoded protein: MGSSAPNGSSINSTSGSAAWRTSYEADWRLLLRARALDGPYYVVGSNHTGDQLGRNHAGSSLIADPSGIVLSEVSGEVGHAVVPVERERMNTGHDRNPVRASRGWLSY
- a CDS encoding DUF2891 domain-containing protein, coding for MNPLTAIRMEALLSGRSDQLGPDVAERLSNHPLDSIDTEFPHYARSVDSPDGIERPTERHPVFFGCYDWHSSVHSHWALIRQLRLFDEHPARSDIVDRIDDRFTAENIAREVEHFEDNETFEKPYGWAWFLHLVSELCLWEDDRAAAWRSIIKPLEETIVMLVESEFLSQKRPFRVGTHQNSAFALHCILDYARTLSNERLESAVTDTATAFYAEDRNYPVEYEPLGWDFLSPSLTEADLMRRVYSRNEFTMWIEQFLPDVTTAPYDTILEPVHTNPNRDEGVALHLVGLNLSKAWCLAGLASTLKDHQYVEAFERSAKQHTERGLDRAFTDEYAGSHWLSSFVLYLLTRNEGGIAPE
- a CDS encoding nitrous oxide reductase family maturation protein NosD, whose protein sequence is MIDVDLDTSTLRTVVLTGVLLLVLITAAYLGIRGLEPEQQRTQNAGQIDDCTTIDQPGRYELTADITNTSAGTCIRIVASNVVFDGNSHAIDGRGTFGTAGVLVESSGKPTTNVTVQNANVTDWDDGIRYLTVNNGTITNTTTARNRVGLTLVGSSNNTVLNNTATANTVYGISLQKKSNDNTLTNNTATSNSLFGIHLVAGASNNTIRSNVVTANEHGIVLIGADNNTVRNSRAASNRISGIWLSEADSNRVVNNTVSNRFYGVYLGDLSSQNTIADNTASQNAVGIRLLHSRDNVITANTATENSVQGILLLSSNDIVVTDNFLSNNPADIVLAGSSNVTRANNTVNG
- a CDS encoding DUF2391 family protein; translated protein: MRRTRWLLTHLPGVNRFGIDDIAQQIVGGFILSAPFVVTEEVWLLAASMSNLQSAITVIMVGAIGYGTLYQAEDRDADSERGISGVPFRFLSLLVISYASVAILAFVLDAPATFAATPQATFKAIGIGAVFSVIGAATADSLF
- a CDS encoding pyridoxamine 5'-phosphate oxidase family protein → MSVSPDVEELISNAKLMAHLATSVDDRPHVAPVWYAYDDGTLSLLTGGKKLANVQENPQVAVSIEKNTNGDAEWMATLLGTGTVQTDSTRINEAARDVFTKYLGANEEEWPEYYRQALSDEPQSTLIEIDIASATATRY
- a CDS encoding NUDIX hydrolase N-terminal domain-containing protein; amino-acid sequence: MAKAVLPLLDELRILAQNGLAYADSPYDEERYTRILDLVSEYYGEISDIPKAEVQSRFEAELGYVTPKVGAQAALFNEEEEILLLKRSDDKKWCLPGGATEPGESPEETAVRETREETGLSVRPATLVGLNTRRPDTEYGPHSHVSATYLCEITGGTLRGSHESDDLQWWTIEHVTEWHKDHHKFAIRAQKEWMDE
- a CDS encoding GNAT family N-acetyltransferase; amino-acid sequence: MPGHIFLEGTDVALRVIEQTDRDHTILGWVRNNPAFRHSLGFNAPWPRSKVQEFVESIIADESSINFFICLCDEECSQDRQVNISESKGTELKHFGVDASIAGTVNLFDVDDTSGTLSYWLFKTHRGNGYATEAVSLLLEYAFNERGLHRVDAEVFEGNNSSERLLDRFGFVHEGTARDAHFTRGEFRDTYQFGLLAPEWADREEL
- a CDS encoding HAD family hydrolase translates to MRSHVSQRGYEAVIFDLDRTLVEHDQDPATLFDAACSATGIEPFCQPETLELAAEVVREGSEELDAVSYERRVFATAAAATDTDVPASELVQAYNDVLDNQAVSLRPGADTAIESTADLATAIVTNGSENTHTTKLQAVGLTKHFDTVIFGTDVPQVKPASDPFELALDRLRVEPSRVLKVGDSLFRDVKGANKLGLDTAWIPFDDRRRGVNDPEPTYTLSSLADLPKILSS